In Musa acuminata AAA Group cultivar baxijiao chromosome BXJ2-3, Cavendish_Baxijiao_AAA, whole genome shotgun sequence, the following proteins share a genomic window:
- the LOC135586504 gene encoding zinc finger A20 and AN1 domain-containing stress-associated protein 5-like — protein MAEEQRCQEGHRLCANNCGFLGSPATLNLCPKCYRDHRLKEEQQRQDASHAANVAAAEKPPHASSSASVVASPAGNARGPPALASPAVAAAAAGPSRCAMCRKRVSLTGFRCRCGATHCGAHRHAEQHSCTFDFKAAGREAIARANPVVKADKLNRI, from the coding sequence ATGGCGGAGGAGCAACGATGCCAGGAGGGCCACCGCCTCTGCGCTAACAACTGTGGATTCCTCGGGAGCCCTGCGACGCTCAACCTCTGCCCCAAATGCTACCGCGACCACCGCCTTAAGGAGGAGCAGCAGCGGCAGGACGCCTCGCACGCGGCTAACGTAGCCGCCGCCGAGAAACCCCCCCACGCCTCCTCCTCGGCCTCGGTCGTGGCGTCCCCGGCCGGGAACGCGAGAGGGCCCCCGGCGCTGGCCTCTCCGGCggtcgcggcggcggcggcgggaccGAGCCGGTGCGCGATGTGCCGGAAGAGGGTGAGCCTGACGGGGTTCCGGTGCCGGTGCGGGGCCACCCACTGCGGGGCACACCGGCACGCGGAGCAGCACAGCTGCACCTTCGACTTCAAGGCGGCCGGTCGGGAGGCCATCGCCCGCGCCAACCCCGTCGTCAAGGCCGACAAGCTCAACAGGATCTGA